A stretch of Episyrphus balteatus chromosome 2, idEpiBalt1.1, whole genome shotgun sequence DNA encodes these proteins:
- the LOC129911453 gene encoding putative gustatory receptor 39b has product MFPHNKFNLVCKFFCLAPISSNIHTQRFLYTYSLITIFCLILATAFSFSINVFGEGYIVSSLATSVVFLSGIIGHITTVLESLLKRKEHESFFGRLQELEDIFRLKLQHRIQVGFYRKKLLWKYSILSILIVVSLTAYIYIISVRDYQGYFWSASLSVIVARIRFIQVSIYVDLISFQFDSMNLLLKQITKSRIQHKNRILEEDYDLIDNTERIFVLKLIYTKLNDLVICLNEAFGWSILTLTVYFSLDLTCNIYWLFLTWEALLVSYSAYESYTTIFPIGLLLFLLSYTCSMCSNKSDVSKTLVHQMLVDSTLDQTNYLLDAFLLQIYNQPIGFHAKRFFYINLKLLTSVSFNCIDSYLVLCSYLNNPQISASMLGYLVILIQFQLTENEL; this is encoded by the exons ATGTTTCCGCACAACAAGTTCAATTTAGTGTGCAAGTTTTTCTGTTTGGCTCCTATATCATCCAATATACATACTCAGCgctttttatatacctactctCTGATAACTATATTCTGTTTAATTCTAGCAACTGCGTTTAGTTTTTCGATTAATGTGTTTGGTGAAGGATACATTGTATCTAGTCTAGCAACTTCGGTTGTATTTCTTTCGGGTATCATTGGACACATCACGACTGTTCTAGAATCATTGTTGAAAAGAAAGGAACATGAAAGTTTTTTCGGTCGATTGCAGGAACTCGAAGACATTTTCCGACTTAAGCTTCAGCATCGGATTCAAGTGGGCTTTTATCGAAAGAAACTCCTTTGGAAATATTCAATTCTGTCAATTTTGATTGTCGTCTCTTTGACAGCATATATATACATTATTTCTGTTCGTGATTATCAAGGATATTTTTGGAGTGCTTCTCTGTCGGTGATTGTTGCAAGGATAAGGTTTATTCAAGTCAGTATTTACGTGGACTTGATAAGTTTTCAGTTTGACAGCATGAATTTGTTGCttaaacaaataaccaaaagcagGATACAGCACAAAAATAGAATTCTAGAAGAAGATTATGACCTAATTGATAACACAGAAAGAATATTTGTCTTGAAGTTGATTTACACTAAGCTTAATGATTTAGTGATATGTTTGAACGAAGCTTTTGGGTGGTCAATTCTAACGCTGACTGTTTACTTTAGTTTGGATTTAACTTGTAATATATACTGGTTGTTTCTGACATGGGAAGCACTTTTGGTTTCATATAGCGCATACGAATCCTATACTACGATCTTTCCAATAGGCCTGTTACTGTTTTTATTGAGTTATACATGCTCTATGTGCTCGAATAAG AGTGATGTTTCAAAGACACTGGTTCATCAAATGCTGGTTGATTCAACGCTGgaccaaacaaattatttattagaTGCATTTCTTCTACAAATTTATAATCAACCTATTGGTTTTCATgcaaaacgttttttttatataaatttaaaacttttgacAAGTGTAAGTTTCAACTGCATTGATTCATACTTAGTACTATGTTCATATTTGAATAATCCACAGATTTCTGCTTCGATGCTTGGGTATTTAGTAATTTTGATACAATTTCAATTGACGGAAAATGAGCTTTAA
- the LOC129910909 gene encoding arginase-1 produces MLLNSFKNVRNIGRFSHVASKSLGIIGVPFCKGQEKNGVEETPRILRKAGLIDILQERILVNDYGDLEIQEITLKNKELQNMKNYGEFQGCSISLIQKVQDILKENDVYLAIGGDHSIGFGSIAGHLQVNPNTSVIWIDAHPDINLNTTSVSGNIHGMPVALLIQEVRRLWAGLNVHEIGPVGLPAKELVYIGLRDIDPYEAYILKKLGIKFFSMDAVDKYGIAKILEMSLDAINSFNKLHISFDIDALDISIAPSTGTPVLGGLTLREGMYIMESLCETNRIEGVDFVELNPKIGTQHQSESTLSAGLEIIKSIFGYKRSGNICSKLKMLDL; encoded by the exons ATgcttttaaattcatttaaaaacgtTAGAAATATTGGGAGATTTTCACATGTAGCATCTAAATCATTAGGAATAATTGGTGTGCCATTCTGTAAGGGACAAGAAAAGAATGGAGTTGAAGAAACTCCTAGAATATTACGTAAAGCTGGTTTAATTGATATTCTTCAAG AAAGAATACTTGTAAACGACTATGGAGATCTCGAAATACAAGAAATAACACTAAAAAATAAGGAActacaaaatatgaaaaactacGGTGAGTTTCAAGGATGCAGCATATCACTCATCCAAAAAGTTCAAGATATTTTGAAGGAAAATGATGTTTATCTGGCTATTGGTGGTGATCATTCCATAGGATTTG GCTCGATTGCTGGACATTTGCAAGTTAATCCAAATACCTCTGTTATCTGGATAGATGCTCATCCCGACATTAACTTGAATACAACATCAGTTTCGGGGAACATACATGGGATGCCAGTTGCTTTGTTAATTCAAGAAGTAAGAAGACTTTGGGCAGGTTTAAATGTTCACGAGATTGGGCCTGTAGG cttaCCTGCCAAGGAGCTTGTGTACATTGGTTTAAGAGATATTGATCCATATGAAGCATATATACTTAAAAAGCttggaataaaatttttctcTATGGAT gcagtagataaatatggaATAGCGAAAATCCTAGAAATGTCTCTCGACGCAATTAATTCTTTCAACAAACTTCACATAAGCTTTGACATTGACGCCTTAGATATAAGTATAGCTCCTAGTACAGGAACTCCAGTTCTTGGTGGGCTAACACTGCGTGAAGGTATGTACATAATGGAATCATTATGTGAAACAAATCGCATAGAAGGTGTTGATTTTGTGGAACTAAATCCAAAAATTGGAACGCAACACCAATCAGAAAGTACTTTATCGGCTGGATTGGAAAtaatcaaatcaatttttggGTATAAAAGATCGGGAAATATTTGTTCGAAATTAAAAATGCTGGATCTCTGA
- the LOC129909481 gene encoding putative gustatory receptor 39b — MFPKTKLKLILRIFALDSSSQKPNTKRVLTSFSMLTIIGVFVNIIYGFSLDVFGDGFIVSSLATSIVYISVVIGHITAVLESLVKREEHSEFYEKLHELDDIFRFKLAHMIPVTGHRRKITRKYCAIAFVVYLSLCLYIGSILSHKYEGFFWYGIISVVVSRMRFIQASIYVDLVNLRFHHLNLLLEQIDSCRLQRKYLMLDVDYCVIDNPKRILVIKSIYRKLHDLVSCLNDVFGWSVLTLTVYYCLDFTCNCYWLILASDQYLASYHNYECFFTIIPIGLLMTSYCYVCSECIRMSDTTKRLVQKMVVTTQNDHTNDLLDAFLLQINNQPICIHAKMFFLVNLKLLTSICTSVLGYLVILIQFRFTENEL, encoded by the exons ATGTTTCCCAAGACTAAGTTAAAGTTAATCCTAAGGATATTTGCCTTAGACTCTAGCTCACAAAAACCGAACACTAAACGTGTGCTTACTTCTTTTTCAATGCTTACAATTATAGGAGTGTTTGTAAACATTATTTATGGATTTTCTCTTGATGTGTTTGGTGATGGTTTCATTGTTTCAAGCCTCGCTACTTCGATTGTATATATAAGTGTGGTAATAGGACACATCACTGCCGTACTGGAGTCGTTAGTAAAACGAGAAGAGCATAGTGAATTCTATGAAAAACTACACGAGCTGGATgatatttttcgatttaaacTTGCTCATATGATTCCAGTTACAGGGCATCGTCGAAAGATCACACGGAAATATTGTGCAATTGCATTCGTTGTGTATTTAAGTCTTTGCTTGTATATCGGTTCAATTCTCTCTCATAAGTATGAAGGATTTTTCTGGTATGGAATCATTTCCGTGGTTGTTTCGCGAATGAGATTTATTCAAGCGAGCATTTATGTTGACCTGGTCAATCTTCGTTTCCACCATCTAAATCTTCTTTTGGAACAAATTGATAGTTGTCGGTTACAACGGAAGTACCTTATGTTGGATGTGGATTATTGTGTGATTGACAATCCAAAAAGGATTCTTGTTATTAAATCGATTTACAGAAAACTCCATGACTTAGTAAGCTGCTTAAATGATGTCTTTGGGTGGTCCGTATTGACATTAACTGTGTATTATTGCTTGGATTTTACCTGTAACTGCTATTGGCTTATATTGGCATCAGATCAATATTTGGCTTCATACCACAATTATGAGTGTTTTTTCACTATTATCCCTATTGGGTTGTTGATGACGTCGTACTGTTACGTTTGTTCGGAATGTATTAGAATG agTGATACAACAAAACGATTAGTTCAAAAAATGGTCGTTACAACACAAAACGATCATACCAATGACTTGTTAGATGCTTTTTTGTTACAAATAAATAATCAACCAATTTGTATTCATGCAAAAATGTTCTTCCTAGTAAACTTGAAATTACTGACGAGT atttgtACATCAGTGCTTGGATATTTAGTGATTTTGATTCAATTCCGGTTCACTGAAAATGAGCTTTAA